DNA sequence from the Acidimicrobiia bacterium genome:
ACTCGAAGCGCCCGGCCAATGTCGCGGGTCCACAACGACCCGCTCAGACCGTAGATCGAATCGTTGGCCAATGAGACGGCCTCTTCCTCACCATCAAATGGAACGATGGCAACCACCGGGCCGAAGATCTCTTCTTGCATGATGCGCATGTCCGGTCGCACGTCCACGAATACCGCCGGTGTGAGGTAACTACCTGACGAGAGACCGCCGCCGGGACGGTCTGCTCCACAAATCAGCGTGGCCCCTTCCTGCTCGCCGATCCGAACATAATCTTCGACACTGTCACGATGCCCATCCGAGATCAGCGGCCCAAGTTCGGTGTCTTCATCATCTGTTGGTCCAACCACCAGAGTTCCGGCCCTCGCCGTAAATCGTTCGACGAACTCATCGAAAACCGATCGTTCCACCAGGATTCGAGAACGCGAGCAGCAGTCCTGGCCGGTGTTGTCGTAGGCTCCAAACACCGACGACTGCACGCAGTCGTCAAGATCCGCATCGCCAA
Encoded proteins:
- a CDS encoding aldehyde dehydrogenase → LVGHPLVRKISFTGSTAVGVNVMRIAAPDIKRVSLELGGKSANVVFGDADLDDCVQSSVFGAYDNTGQDCCSRSRILVERSVFDEFVERFTARAGTLVVGPTDDEDTELGPLISDGHRDSVEDYVRIGEQEGATLICGADRPGGGLSSGSYLTPAVFVDVRPDMRIMQEEIFGPVVAIVPFDGEEEAVSLANDSIYGLSGSLWTRDIGRALRVARRIETGMISINTSSSVHIEAPFGGVKRSGVGREQGMVALEHYSELKSVFIANN